In the Sarcophilus harrisii chromosome 1, mSarHar1.11, whole genome shotgun sequence genome, one interval contains:
- the GAPT gene encoding protein GAPT, with the protein MTDYSAFFILHFLLCHLHPSLSTSHCFYVKDNILEWVKINTSTTHLYLNNCDVKNIVYGESDLPKLTLLNLSSNQIESLPDGFLFNTSQKVTLYLEDNKLKNLPRSILENEKLTICSLDCLYDVKFNTNISICEDILRKCGNDSGLVLLIVFLLLAILVLGALGLTLFWKHRHYISNVALPRFLHKKKDQNESDSPHIPCTLAEYVDAKSFSPFQIKDEPSPLSKGDMDHNYENMAIGSKSCAEECLTDLYENTAQFNSEEHLYGNESSPEYYNFQKPHFPQTPSDVYIYILPD; encoded by the coding sequence ATGACAGATTATTCAGctttcttcattttgcatttccttctatGCCATCTTCACCCATCCCTTTCAACTTCACATTGCTTCTATGTGAAGGATAATATACTAGAGTGGGTTAAAATCAATACATCAACAACTCATCTATACCTGAATAACTGTGATGTGAAAAACATAGTGTACGGTGAGAGTGATCTGCCGAAACTGACATTACTCAACCTGTCTTCTAATCAAATAGAGAGTTTACCTGATGGGTTCCTCTTTAATACCTCCCAAAAAGTAACTCTCTACTTGGAAGACAATAAACTGAAAAATCTACCACGTTCAATTCTGGAAAACGAGAAACTGACAATATGTAGCCTGGACTGCCTCTATGATGTTAAGTTCAATACTAATATTTCTATCTGTGAAGACATTTTAAGAAAATGTGGAAATGATTCAGGACTTGTACTTCTCATTGTATTTCTCTTGCTTGCAATTCTAGTCCTCGGTGCCCTGGGCTTGACCTTGTTTTGGAAACACCGCCATTATATAAGTAATGTTGCCCTGCCAAggtttttgcacaagaaaaaggaTCAGAATGAGTCTGATTCACCTCATATACCATGTACCCTCGCTGAATATGTTGATGCAAAAAGCTTTTCACCATTCCAAATAAAAGATGAGCCATCTCCTCTGTCCAAAGGTGACATGGaccataattatgaaaatatggcAATAGGCTCAAAGAGCTGTGCAGAAGAATGTTTGACAGATCTTTATGAAAATACAGCCCAATTCAATTCTGAGGAGCATTTATATGGAAATGAATCTTCACCTGAATATTATAATTTCCAGAAACCTCATTTTCCCCAAACTCCTtcagatgtatatatatatattcttccggattaa